A genomic segment from Patescibacteria group bacterium encodes:
- a CDS encoding DsbA family protein encodes MKNNLTIPVAIIVAAVIIGGAVILTKNNGTDSGSKTKKETGSNISIRPVSEDDHILGNPDAEIKLVEFSDTECPYCKVFHGTMNQIANEYGKDGKVAWVYRHLPLDSLHSRARKEAEATECARELGGNTKFWEYINNLYSVTPSNNNLNPNELPNIAESIGLDRVQFEECLSSERNASKVEEDAQEAIANGGNGTPFTIIIDKNGNQIPFSGAYPYFEADTRFFDSLPVYEQEIFCDENKACGIKVMIENLLAK; translated from the coding sequence GCCGCTGTTATAATAGGCGGCGCGGTAATTTTAACAAAAAATAACGGCACTGATTCCGGAAGTAAAACAAAAAAAGAAACCGGCTCCAACATCTCTATAAGACCGGTATCAGAAGACGACCATATCTTGGGAAACCCTGACGCAGAGATAAAATTAGTTGAATTCTCAGACACGGAATGCCCTTACTGCAAAGTGTTCCACGGCACAATGAATCAAATAGCCAATGAGTACGGCAAAGACGGAAAAGTAGCTTGGGTTTATAGACACCTCCCGCTTGATTCGCTCCATTCAAGAGCCCGCAAAGAGGCTGAAGCGACAGAGTGCGCTAGAGAACTCGGGGGAAATACCAAATTCTGGGAATATATCAATAATCTTTATTCAGTAACTCCGTCAAATAATAATCTTAATCCAAATGAATTGCCGAATATTGCCGAATCGATAGGATTAGACCGAGTGCAGTTTGAAGAATGCCTTTCAAGTGAACGGAACGCTTCAAAGGTTGAGGAAGACGCGCAAGAAGCGATAGCAAACGGCGGAAACGGCACACCATTCACTATAATAATTGATAAAAATGGCAACCAAATTCCATTTTCAGGAGCATATCCTTACTTTGAAGCGGATACTCGCTTCTTTGACAGTCTTCCTGTCTATGAACAAGAAATATTCTGTGATGAAAACAAGGCTTGCGGGATAAAGGTGATGATAGAAAATCTGCTTGCCAAATAA